A window of bacterium contains these coding sequences:
- the rsgA gene encoding ribosome small subunit-dependent GTPase A, translating to MDSETFVGTVRSILGNVVYAGLGEGADAREVACRVRGRLKLERSENRTLVAVGDRVRVRVGADGAGIVEEVLERRTLLARKWVMNAERLDPVVANADLLCIVVSVNPVVKPGIVDRYLVAGIAGGLSPVIVLNKIDLPEASRQCVKLDVYRSLGYRVIETSAKSGVGLDALESEIIGKTAAFCGHSGVGKSSILNRIFDFGLKVGDVAGKTLKGRHTTTHVKMLANPAGGWVIDTPGIRSFGVAGVHSEDLIQLFPELYPLTHKCEFRDCTHAAGQKGCAIAEAVARGEVTASRLESWAKLRDELAAAEVW from the coding sequence ATGGATAGCGAAACTTTTGTAGGAACAGTCAGGAGCATTCTCGGAAACGTGGTTTACGCCGGCCTCGGCGAAGGCGCGGACGCGCGGGAAGTCGCGTGCAGAGTGCGCGGCAGGCTGAAGCTTGAGCGCAGCGAGAATCGTACGCTCGTCGCGGTGGGCGACCGCGTGCGCGTACGCGTCGGCGCGGACGGCGCAGGCATTGTCGAGGAGGTGCTGGAGCGGCGGACGCTGCTGGCACGCAAATGGGTGATGAACGCAGAGCGCCTGGATCCGGTAGTCGCGAACGCGGATTTGCTGTGCATCGTCGTCTCGGTCAATCCGGTGGTCAAACCGGGAATCGTGGACAGGTATCTTGTCGCGGGAATCGCGGGCGGGCTTTCGCCTGTGATCGTACTCAATAAAATTGACCTGCCGGAAGCCTCGCGCCAGTGCGTAAAGCTTGATGTTTACCGCTCGCTCGGTTATCGAGTTATCGAGACAAGCGCGAAGAGCGGCGTGGGACTGGACGCGCTCGAATCCGAAATCATTGGAAAGACCGCCGCGTTCTGCGGACATTCGGGCGTGGGCAAGTCGAGCATTTTGAACCGAATTTTCGACTTCGGGCTGAAGGTGGGCGACGTCGCGGGCAAGACGCTGAAAGGGAGGCATACTACGACGCATGTGAAAATGCTGGCCAATCCCGCGGGCGGGTGGGTGATTGACACGCCGGGCATCCGCAGCTTCGGCGTCGCCGGCGTGCACAGCGAAGACTTAATTCAGCTATTCCCGGAGCTTTATCCGCTCACGCACAAATGCGAGTTTCGCGACTGCACGCATGCGGCAGGCCAGAAGGGATGCGCGATTGCCGAAGCGGTCGCGCGCGGCGAGGTCACTGCCTCGCGGCTTGAAAGCTGGGCGAAGCTTCGCGACGAGCTAGCCGCCGCAGAGGTGTGGTAA